In Amycolatopsis coloradensis, one genomic interval encodes:
- a CDS encoding Acg family FMN-binding oxidoreductase — translation MVGRRPAERWSPAELEVVAGAVLRAPSVHNIQPWRLDFEEGLLVLVERRDLELPEHDPYGRDRLVSCGAALANLELAIRVLGHRTCTAVFPDPGRPEVVAAVEPDGPLPPSVAEVNRYSAIKRRHSHRRRFSGRSLTRHQVVELRDGAAAEGVQARPVLDEIELTMVADRLEFAAEAYRHDRGYQRELALWTVRDEGRRSGVGLAASVRSAGSLPWAGLVRESTALPDREVLQRRLAEETLLAFVTPGDTRHDHLRAGRALQLTWLDAVHQGLVGSVLTQPLHLPEVRAALTEDLELPGSLQVLMRFGYPSSAVPHSPRRSIDELLGTGGYPSSAVPHSPRRSIDELLGTGFRGGEAGGGR, via the coding sequence ATGGTCGGACGAAGGCCGGCGGAGCGCTGGTCGCCCGCGGAGCTGGAGGTAGTGGCGGGCGCGGTGCTGCGCGCGCCGTCGGTGCACAACATCCAGCCGTGGCGGCTGGACTTCGAGGAAGGCCTGCTCGTCCTGGTCGAGCGCCGGGATCTGGAGCTTCCCGAGCACGATCCGTATGGCCGTGACCGCCTCGTGTCGTGTGGTGCCGCGCTGGCCAATCTGGAACTGGCCATCCGGGTGCTCGGCCATCGGACGTGCACCGCGGTGTTCCCTGATCCGGGCCGGCCCGAAGTGGTGGCCGCCGTCGAACCGGACGGGCCGTTGCCCCCTTCGGTCGCGGAGGTGAACCGCTACTCGGCGATCAAGCGGCGGCACAGTCATCGCCGTCGTTTTTCGGGGCGGTCGCTGACCAGGCATCAGGTCGTGGAGCTGCGCGACGGTGCGGCGGCCGAGGGTGTCCAGGCCAGGCCGGTCCTGGACGAGATCGAGCTGACCATGGTCGCGGACCGGCTCGAGTTCGCCGCCGAGGCCTACCGGCACGACCGCGGCTATCAGCGGGAGCTGGCTTTGTGGACGGTCCGTGACGAGGGCCGGCGCAGCGGTGTCGGCCTGGCCGCGAGTGTGCGGTCGGCGGGTTCGTTGCCGTGGGCGGGGCTGGTGCGTGAGTCGACGGCGCTGCCTGATCGTGAGGTTCTCCAGCGCAGGCTGGCCGAGGAGACGTTGCTGGCGTTCGTCACACCAGGTGACACCCGGCACGATCATCTTCGGGCCGGGCGGGCGTTGCAGCTGACCTGGCTCGACGCGGTCCACCAGGGACTCGTCGGGTCGGTTCTGACACAGCCTCTGCATTTGCCCGAGGTGCGTGCCGCCCTGACCGAGGATCTGGAGCTGCCCGGTTCCCTCCAGGTGCTCATGCGATTCGGCTATCCCTCGAGTGCCGTCCCGCATTCCCCGCGACGCTCGATCGACGAACTGCTCGGCACCGGNGGCTATCCCTCGAGTGCCGTCCCGCATTCCCCGCGACGCTCGATCGACGAACTGCTCGGCACCGGATTCCGGGGTGGCGAAGCCGGTGGTGGCCGGTGA
- a CDS encoding GAF domain-containing protein — protein sequence MPEHDIRADPTAIPADPLQFPDTGRLKLDQAIDVLLEHARTVRDTQERLRSLLRASHVVASHVDLSRVLRHVVDAAKDLVNARYAALGVLGPDGTVDEFVYSGLDDQRAARIGQPPHGQGILGLLITEPRPIRLTDLSTHPASAGFPPGHPPMRSFLGVPLLIRGQAFGNLYLADKQDEDEFSADDEQLLLSLAGFAAVAIDNAHLYEEARRRAAWQRSSAEITAALLAGTETGDVLRLIAAKAHEVARADLAAVILPADETNVLTVQAAAGEDDVECLVGRRLDTENSLCELAMTGSQPLLSENLGEDERGPLSDETWAGKAGPGMVAPLMAPDRPPTGVLVVANAPGRRGFHERDLEMLAAFASQAALAQQLAQHRAYSEELQLLEERDRIARDLHDHVIQEVFATGLSLSNLASAVDSGQRDRLLTVVRKLDRVVSEIRGTIFDLHAPMGAGGDAEHSMRRALSEIVRTSTDSLGFTPVLRLDGPLDTLVPARLAVDLSAVVREALSNIARHAHATTATVQVSATPATLTARVEDDGHGLGETTRRSGLANLRARAEKHGGTLVIDSASGQGTILNWTVPLPHGDQTGPGSNN from the coding sequence GTGCCTGAACACGACATCCGAGCGGATCCCACGGCCATCCCTGCCGACCCGCTTCAGTTCCCCGACACCGGCCGGTTGAAACTCGACCAGGCGATCGACGTTCTGCTGGAGCACGCCCGCACCGTCCGTGACACCCAGGAGCGCCTACGGTCCCTGTTGCGGGCCAGTCATGTCGTGGCCTCCCACGTCGACCTGTCGCGCGTGCTGCGTCATGTCGTCGACGCGGCGAAGGATCTGGTCAACGCCCGCTACGCGGCGCTGGGCGTACTCGGGCCGGACGGAACGGTGGACGAGTTCGTGTACAGCGGCCTCGACGATCAGCGCGCCGCCAGGATCGGGCAACCGCCCCACGGCCAGGGGATCCTCGGCCTGCTCATCACCGAACCCCGCCCGATCCGCCTCACCGACCTGTCCACTCATCCCGCATCGGCGGGCTTCCCGCCCGGCCACCCGCCGATGCGGTCCTTTCTCGGAGTACCTCTGCTCATCCGCGGCCAAGCGTTCGGAAACCTCTACCTGGCCGACAAGCAGGACGAGGACGAATTCAGTGCCGACGACGAGCAGCTTCTGCTCTCGCTCGCCGGGTTCGCCGCCGTGGCCATCGACAACGCGCACCTCTACGAGGAAGCCCGGCGCCGTGCCGCGTGGCAACGCTCGAGCGCCGAGATCACCGCCGCCCTGCTCGCGGGTACCGAAACCGGAGACGTGTTGCGCCTGATCGCCGCCAAAGCCCACGAGGTCGCCCGCGCCGATCTCGCCGCCGTCATACTCCCGGCGGACGAAACCAACGTGCTCACGGTGCAGGCGGCCGCCGGCGAGGACGATGTGGAGTGTTTGGTCGGCCGGCGGTTGGACACCGAGAACTCCTTGTGCGAGCTGGCAATGACCGGCTCACAACCGCTCCTCAGTGAGAACTTGGGCGAAGACGAGCGCGGTCCCTTGTCCGACGAGACATGGGCGGGCAAGGCCGGGCCCGGCATGGTCGCCCCGCTGATGGCCCCTGACCGGCCACCGACCGGCGTGCTGGTCGTGGCCAATGCTCCTGGCCGTCGCGGCTTCCACGAACGCGACCTCGAGATGCTCGCGGCCTTCGCGTCCCAGGCCGCGCTGGCCCAGCAACTCGCACAGCACCGTGCGTACTCCGAGGAGCTGCAACTTCTCGAGGAGCGCGATCGCATCGCCCGCGACCTTCACGATCACGTCATCCAAGAGGTCTTCGCCACCGGCCTGTCCCTGAGCAACCTCGCCTCGGCCGTCGACTCCGGCCAGCGAGATCGTCTGCTGACGGTCGTGCGCAAACTCGATCGGGTCGTCAGCGAGATCCGCGGCACCATCTTCGATCTGCACGCCCCGATGGGAGCGGGCGGGGACGCCGAGCACAGCATGCGCCGGGCGCTCTCCGAGATCGTCCGCACCTCCACCGACTCGCTCGGCTTCACCCCCGTTCTGCGGCTTGACGGCCCGCTCGACACTCTCGTGCCGGCCCGGCTCGCGGTAGATCTTTCCGCGGTCGTCCGCGAAGCCCTCTCGAACATCGCACGCCACGCCCATGCGACCACCGCCACCGTGCAGGTCTCCGCGACGCCCGCCACGCTCACCGCCCGCGTCGAGGACGACGGACACGGCCTCGGCGAGACCACCCGCCGTAGCGGCCTGGCCAACCTCCGCGCCCGCGCGGAGAAACACGGCGGCACCCTCGTCATCGACAGCGCTTCCGGCCAGGGCACTATCCTGAACTGGACGGTGCCGCTGCCCCACGGTGACCAGACGGGGCCGGGCTCGAACAATTAG
- a CDS encoding pyridoxamine 5'-phosphate oxidase family protein, with the protein MADRQQLEVLDREQCLALLRTVRVGRLVFVEDALPAVQPVNFRLKRDHVVIRVAGGAKLAAATGNTVVAFQADELDPELRTGWSVTVVGHANLITDVTELVDVSGTWLAPWVDGRRDHFVRIEVEKVTGRRLHAPVTTTA; encoded by the coding sequence GTGGCGGATCGACAACAGCTCGAGGTCCTGGATCGCGAGCAGTGCCTTGCCCTTCTGCGGACAGTGCGGGTGGGGCGTCTGGTCTTCGTCGAAGACGCCTTGCCGGCGGTGCAGCCGGTCAATTTCCGGTTGAAGCGGGACCACGTCGTGATCCGGGTCGCCGGCGGGGCGAAACTCGCCGCCGCGACCGGCAACACCGTGGTGGCCTTCCAAGCCGACGAACTCGATCCCGAGCTGCGGACCGGATGGAGTGTGACCGTCGTCGGCCACGCGAACCTGATCACGGACGTCACCGAGCTAGTGGACGTGTCCGGAACATGGCTGGCGCCTTGGGTCGACGGCCGCCGCGACCATTTCGTCCGGATCGAGGTGGAGAAGGTGACCGGACGACGTCTGCACGCGCCGGTGACCACCACCGCTTGA
- a CDS encoding DUF6069 family protein, with protein MDNDFEEEDRPTVDGARLWAGGAATAVTAGLTAIVGILIARGLVKVAVLAPSREGAWGGASTLTYSLASAAIALAATALLHLLLLTAPKPRRFFGWIMVLFTAISVVIPLSLGAALDARLATAIINLAIGLAITITLSGVAGSAIRPRRTTGSFEHESP; from the coding sequence ATGGACAACGACTTCGAGGAAGAGGATCGACCTACCGTCGACGGAGCACGGCTGTGGGCGGGCGGGGCCGCGACGGCGGTGACCGCCGGCCTGACCGCGATCGTCGGGATCCTGATCGCGCGCGGCCTGGTCAAAGTCGCCGTGCTGGCACCCAGCCGCGAAGGTGCGTGGGGTGGGGCAAGCACCCTCACCTACTCCCTCGCGTCGGCGGCCATCGCACTCGCGGCGACCGCTCTGCTGCATCTTCTTCTGCTCACGGCACCGAAGCCCCGGAGGTTCTTCGGCTGGATCATGGTGCTTTTCACCGCGATCTCCGTCGTGATCCCGCTCAGCCTGGGTGCCGCACTGGACGCGCGGCTCGCGACGGCGATCATCAACCTGGCCATCGGGCTCGCCATCACGATCACGCTGTCCGGCGTCGCGGGTTCGGCCATCCGCCCCCGGCGGACGACCGGATCGTTCGAACACGAATCACCCTGA
- a CDS encoding carbamate kinase: MRILVALGGNALLRRGERPDADLQQVNVRAAAEALAELATEHEVVLTHGNGPQVGMLALESAADPALTRPYPLDVLGAQTQGMIGYLLGQALRNVVPGKQVATLVTQTLVSVADPAFGDPTKFVGPVYTEEQAASLAAERDWTVRQDGPSWRRVVPSPRPQRVVETPVIRALAEAGTIVVCAGGGGVPVVRDEHTGRLRGVEAVVDKDQTAALLAEALDADALLLLTDVPAVIDDYGTPHATPIHHTTPARLRSRDFPAGSMGPKVDAACRFVELTGNTAAIGALDSPAAMLRGIEGTVITPDGKA; this comes from the coding sequence ATGCGGATTCTCGTCGCGCTGGGCGGCAATGCCCTGCTGCGCCGCGGTGAACGGCCGGACGCCGACCTCCAGCAGGTCAACGTGCGCGCCGCCGCCGAGGCCCTCGCGGAACTCGCCACCGAGCACGAAGTCGTGCTCACCCACGGCAACGGCCCCCAGGTGGGGATGCTGGCCCTGGAAAGCGCGGCGGACCCCGCCCTGACCCGGCCATACCCACTCGACGTCCTCGGCGCGCAGACCCAGGGCATGATCGGCTACCTGCTCGGCCAGGCGCTGCGGAACGTCGTACCCGGTAAGCAGGTCGCCACGCTGGTGACGCAGACGCTCGTCTCGGTCGCCGATCCCGCGTTCGGCGATCCCACCAAGTTCGTCGGCCCGGTCTACACCGAGGAGCAGGCCGCCTCGCTGGCCGCCGAACGTGACTGGACCGTCCGCCAGGACGGCCCGTCCTGGCGCAGGGTCGTTCCTTCGCCAAGACCGCAACGCGTGGTGGAGACCCCGGTGATCCGCGCGCTCGCCGAGGCCGGAACGATCGTGGTCTGTGCCGGCGGGGGCGGTGTTCCCGTGGTACGGGACGAACACACCGGGCGGTTGCGGGGTGTCGAAGCCGTCGTCGACAAGGACCAGACCGCCGCCCTGCTCGCCGAAGCCCTGGACGCCGACGCGCTACTGCTGCTGACCGACGTGCCCGCGGTCATCGACGACTACGGCACCCCGCACGCCACTCCGATCCACCACACCACTCCGGCACGGCTGCGGTCCCGCGATTTCCCGGCCGGTTCGATGGGCCCGAAGGTCGACGCCGCCTGTCGCTTCGTCGAACTCACCGGCAACACCGCCGCCATCGGCGCCCTCGACTCGCCTGCCGCGATGCTGCGGGGAATCGAAGGCACCGTCATCACACCCGACGGCAAGGCGTGA